One stretch of Candidatus Stygibacter australis DNA includes these proteins:
- a CDS encoding divergent polysaccharide deacetylase family protein, producing the protein MAKSKKRRNDKEKIKKYKLGKKIKRKSPLVGFLRIATIVFLILFLVLIIYHFRSTKLIHKAIVAVSGSEKIDLNDVIAEAAEDMGVDEKNFKLANKQDHIYIEMGINPSEWDLVLVNSIITGKIETAGGKQLYAKESDNGRYQLLQFSHPDNKLPFLIKIFYGKYAASLPEVFLIIDDFGSYINSLLDEFCELDKEVSFAILPNEVYYEEVMYKAHDSGHDILIHMPMEPIDIKNNNPGKGAILVQYNENKIKSLVREYIKRLPLAVGANNHMGSLATSRVDIMEPVLQVLKENNLMFIDSYTSANTVAAQVAATEKMKIWERDLFLDDQKELTDAVLDKKLAKLVDISTRSNQIIVIGHCHFKSKLEFIKKFIARAKDSGFRFSAISTLKN; encoded by the coding sequence ATGGCAAAAAGTAAAAAGCGAAGAAATGATAAAGAGAAAATAAAGAAATATAAACTTGGGAAAAAGATCAAGAGGAAAAGCCCTTTAGTAGGATTTTTACGGATAGCCACAATTGTTTTTTTGATTCTGTTTCTTGTATTGATCATTTATCATTTCCGATCTACCAAGTTGATACATAAGGCGATAGTTGCTGTTTCCGGCAGTGAGAAGATAGACCTGAATGACGTGATAGCAGAAGCTGCTGAGGATATGGGAGTAGATGAGAAGAATTTTAAACTGGCCAATAAACAGGATCATATCTATATAGAAATGGGGATCAATCCATCTGAGTGGGATTTAGTTCTGGTTAATAGCATTATCACAGGAAAAATTGAAACAGCTGGGGGAAAGCAATTATATGCAAAGGAATCTGATAATGGTAGATATCAGTTACTTCAGTTTAGTCATCCCGATAATAAGCTTCCCTTTCTGATTAAAATCTTTTACGGAAAATATGCAGCATCACTGCCAGAAGTTTTTCTAATTATTGATGATTTTGGCAGTTATATTAATTCTTTGTTAGATGAATTCTGTGAACTTGATAAAGAAGTGAGTTTTGCCATCCTTCCTAATGAAGTTTATTATGAAGAAGTGATGTATAAGGCACATGATAGCGGTCACGATATTCTTATCCACATGCCCATGGAACCAATAGATATAAAAAATAATAATCCAGGGAAGGGAGCTATACTGGTTCAGTATAATGAAAATAAGATCAAATCACTCGTGAGGGAATATATAAAAAGACTTCCTCTGGCGGTTGGCGCAAATAACCACATGGGTTCATTAGCGACTTCCCGGGTAGATATTATGGAGCCGGTTTTACAGGTGCTTAAAGAAAATAATTTAATGTTCATAGATAGCTATACTTCTGCAAATACTGTGGCAGCACAAGTGGCAGCAACCGAAAAGATGAAGATCTGGGAGCGAGACCTGTTCCTGGATGATCAAAAAGAGCTGACTGATGCAGTATTGGATAAAAAGCTCGCGAAATTGGTTGATATTTCAACCCGTTCAAATCAGATAATTGTGATAGGACATTGTCATTTCAAATCAAAACTTGAGTTTATCAAGAAATTTATTGCCCGGGCAAAAGACTCAGGATTCAGATTCTCGGCAATATCTACATTAAAAAATTAG
- a CDS encoding undecaprenyl-diphosphate phosphatase, translating to MIDIIKAVILGIIQGITEFLPISSSGHLMLGQRFLNFQMPGISFEVMLHLGTLFAVVIYFYKDIINITGSFFVVSKEEKYTQRRKTGLLLLVATIVTGVLYFAFQNYVEGIFDSTSKTNIYIVCIFLGVTGFMNLMSDKININRSSAHELGIAKSMIIGLGQAFALNPGISRSGATITFGLLVGLKREEVAKFSFLLSIPAILGAVVKELPSLASLPKEDLIYYLAGSFAAFLSGFLVISFLIKMLKRRNMKIFAYWCWFVAIVSAILITI from the coding sequence ATGATTGATATTATCAAAGCTGTCATATTAGGGATTATTCAAGGTATTACAGAATTTCTGCCAATCAGCAGTTCGGGTCATTTAATGCTTGGACAGCGTTTTCTGAATTTCCAAATGCCGGGGATAAGTTTTGAGGTGATGCTGCATCTGGGTACGTTGTTTGCTGTAGTGATCTATTTTTACAAGGATATTATCAATATCACGGGTTCTTTTTTTGTTGTCAGTAAGGAGGAAAAATATACCCAGAGACGTAAAACAGGTCTTCTGTTACTGGTTGCTACTATAGTCACAGGGGTACTTTATTTTGCCTTTCAGAATTATGTGGAAGGGATTTTTGATTCAACCAGCAAAACGAATATTTATATTGTCTGCATTTTTCTGGGTGTAACAGGATTTATGAATCTGATGTCTGATAAAATCAATATAAATCGCTCTTCTGCTCATGAATTAGGCATAGCTAAATCAATGATCATTGGTTTAGGGCAGGCATTTGCTTTAAATCCTGGGATTTCCCGCAGCGGTGCTACAATTACTTTCGGATTACTGGTTGGACTCAAGCGTGAAGAAGTGGCAAAATTTTCTTTCCTGCTTTCAATTCCTGCCATACTGGGTGCAGTTGTCAAAGAATTACCCAGCCTTGCCAGTTTACCAAAAGAAGACCTGATCTATTATCTTGCTGGAAGCTTCGCGGCTTTTTTATCAGGATTTTTAGTAATTTCATTTTTGATTAAAATGCTTAAACGTAGAAATATGAAAATATTTGCTTACTGGTGCTGGTTTGTTGCCATTGTAAGTGCAATATTGATCACCATCTGA